The proteins below are encoded in one region of Amycolatopsis acidiphila:
- a CDS encoding MFS transporter, giving the protein MTEAPTSGTLTSRVLAARLDRLPLSRFHYKLLFAGGLGYTFDAMDGAIVAFILPSVTKEWGLSSGATGILGSSLLIGFLFGALAAGILGDRIGRRAVMVSALVLYSAASIVAAVAPNFAVLFAARVVAGMGTGAESAIIAPYLSEFVPSRVRGRYIGSLAGFFAFGYVFASLLGYFVVSDVPHGWRWVQVLTSVPILMLLWWRRTLPESPRFLHVHGRVQEAGEVVVGIEARVAASTGKPLPPVQHSDAAEEVHVSSGRVLDNLRALMAPGLCKTTITSWVYWFVAIFTYYGFFIWIPSLLVKQGFDISKSFLFSIVIYLAQIPGYYSAAFVSERLERKWTIVLYLSGGALGALGLAFSGSSTEILVWGMVLSFFMNGNAALEYSYTSEIYPTMIRTTGLGVASALGRVGGIIAPIIIGFSYSGVGFGGVFTMLLILLVLGAAVIAVFGQRTTGRSLESIGQETVKP; this is encoded by the coding sequence ATGACCGAGGCCCCCACGTCCGGCACCCTCACCTCCCGGGTCCTCGCGGCCCGCCTGGACCGGCTTCCCCTTTCCCGCTTCCACTACAAGCTGCTCTTCGCGGGCGGCCTCGGCTACACCTTCGACGCGATGGACGGCGCGATCGTCGCGTTCATCCTGCCGTCGGTCACCAAGGAATGGGGCCTGTCCAGCGGGGCCACCGGCATCCTGGGCAGCAGCCTGCTCATCGGGTTCCTGTTCGGCGCGCTGGCCGCCGGGATCCTGGGCGACCGGATCGGGCGCCGCGCGGTGATGGTGAGCGCGCTCGTGCTCTACAGCGCGGCCAGCATCGTCGCGGCCGTCGCACCGAACTTCGCCGTCCTGTTCGCCGCCCGCGTCGTCGCGGGGATGGGCACCGGCGCCGAGAGCGCGATCATCGCGCCGTACCTGTCGGAGTTCGTGCCGTCGCGGGTCCGCGGCCGCTACATCGGCTCACTGGCGGGCTTCTTCGCGTTCGGCTACGTGTTCGCGAGCCTGCTCGGCTACTTCGTGGTCAGCGACGTTCCGCACGGCTGGCGCTGGGTCCAGGTGCTCACGTCGGTGCCGATCCTGATGCTGCTGTGGTGGCGGCGCACGCTGCCGGAGTCGCCGCGGTTCCTGCACGTCCACGGCCGCGTCCAGGAGGCGGGCGAGGTGGTCGTCGGGATCGAGGCGCGGGTCGCGGCGAGCACCGGGAAACCGCTTCCGCCGGTGCAGCACAGCGACGCGGCCGAGGAGGTGCACGTCTCGTCGGGCCGGGTGCTGGACAACCTCAGGGCGCTCATGGCACCGGGCCTGTGCAAGACCACCATCACGTCCTGGGTCTACTGGTTCGTCGCCATCTTCACCTACTACGGCTTCTTCATCTGGATCCCGTCGCTGCTGGTCAAGCAGGGGTTCGACATCTCGAAGAGCTTCCTGTTCTCGATCGTCATCTACCTCGCGCAGATCCCCGGCTACTACTCCGCGGCCTTCGTCAGCGAACGGCTGGAGCGCAAGTGGACGATCGTGCTGTACCTGAGCGGCGGCGCGCTGGGCGCGCTCGGGCTCGCGTTCTCCGGCAGCAGCACGGAGATCCTGGTGTGGGGCATGGTGCTGTCGTTCTTCATGAACGGCAACGCGGCGCTGGAGTACTCCTACACCTCGGAGATCTACCCGACGATGATCCGCACGACGGGGCTCGGCGTCGCCTCGGCGCTGGGCCGGGTGGGCGGCATCATCGCGCCGATCATCATCGGCTTCTCCTACTCCGGCGTCGGCTTCGGCGGGGTGTTCACCATGCTGCTCATCCTGCTCGTGCTCGGCGCGGCCGTGATCGCGGTGTTCGGGCAGCGCACCACGGGCCGCTCGCTGGAGTCCATCGGGCAGGAGACCGTCAAGCCGTGA
- a CDS encoding dihydrodipicolinate synthase family protein codes for MTAWHGVLVATALPLTEALEVDFDRYGEHVAWLAAEGCNGVTPNGSLGEYQTLTPEERARVVATALEAAPEGFTVMPGVAAYGAAEARRWAEHAAELGCPAVMLLPPNAYRADERAVIAHYREVAKAGLPIIAYNNPFDTKVDLVPELLAQLYAEGLIVGVKEFSGDVRRPYLIAEQAPGLDVLCGADDVALELAMAGAPGWVSGYPNALPKACVELWRAASAGELDKAAPLYRQLHPLLRWDSRTEFVQAIKLSMDLAGRYGGPCRHPRVPLTPEHEKLVREATEKVLAEGLG; via the coding sequence ATGACTGCTTGGCACGGGGTTCTGGTGGCGACGGCGTTGCCCCTGACCGAGGCGCTCGAGGTCGACTTCGACCGCTACGGCGAGCACGTCGCCTGGCTCGCGGCCGAAGGCTGCAACGGGGTGACCCCGAACGGCTCGCTGGGCGAGTACCAGACGCTCACGCCCGAGGAGCGCGCCCGCGTCGTCGCCACCGCGCTGGAGGCGGCCCCGGAGGGCTTCACCGTCATGCCCGGCGTCGCCGCGTACGGCGCGGCGGAGGCCCGGCGCTGGGCCGAGCATGCGGCCGAGCTGGGATGCCCGGCAGTGATGTTGTTGCCCCCCAACGCCTACCGGGCCGACGAGCGGGCGGTGATCGCGCACTACCGCGAGGTGGCGAAGGCGGGGCTGCCGATCATCGCCTACAACAACCCGTTCGACACCAAGGTCGACCTCGTGCCCGAGCTGCTCGCTCAGCTGTACGCCGAGGGGCTGATCGTCGGGGTGAAGGAGTTCTCCGGCGACGTCCGCCGCCCGTACCTGATCGCCGAGCAGGCGCCGGGCCTCGACGTCCTGTGCGGCGCCGACGACGTGGCGCTGGAGCTGGCGATGGCGGGCGCGCCGGGCTGGGTCTCCGGCTACCCCAACGCGCTGCCGAAGGCGTGCGTCGAGCTGTGGCGCGCCGCTTCCGCGGGCGAGCTGGACAAGGCCGCGCCGCTCTACCGGCAGCTGCACCCGTTGCTGCGCTGGGACTCCCGCACCGAGTTCGTCCAGGCGATCAAGCTGAGCATGGACCTGGCGGGCCGCTACGGCGGTCCGTGCCGGCACCCGCGCGTGCCGCTGACCCCCGAGCACGAGAAGCTGGTGCGCGAGGCGACGGAAAAGGTGCTGGCGGAAGGACTCGGCTGA
- a CDS encoding proline racemase family protein yields the protein MRAKRLFHAVDSHTEGMPTRVVTGGVGVIPGATMSDRRRHFVEHLDHLRQLLMNEPRGHSAMSGAILQPPTRPDADWGVLFIEVSGCLPMCGHGTIGVATVLVETGMVEVTEPVTTVRLDTPAGLVVAEVAVEDGAARAVTIRNVPSFSVGLDRKVEVPGLGRVRYDLAFGGNFYAIVELAELGLPFDRAAKQRLLDAGLAIMAAIDEHDLPVHPANPEITGCHHVYLAAPGSGARHSRHAMAIHPGWFDRSPCGTGTSARMAQLHARGELPLHTDFRNESFIGTEFVGRLVEETEVAGVPAVVPTITGRAWLTGTAQYFLDPADPFPAGFQL from the coding sequence ATGCGTGCCAAGCGGTTGTTCCACGCGGTCGACTCGCACACCGAGGGGATGCCCACGCGTGTCGTCACCGGCGGCGTCGGGGTGATCCCGGGTGCGACGATGTCCGACCGGCGGCGGCACTTCGTCGAGCACCTCGACCACCTGCGGCAGCTGCTGATGAACGAACCGCGCGGGCACTCGGCGATGAGCGGTGCGATCCTGCAGCCGCCCACCCGGCCCGACGCCGACTGGGGCGTGCTGTTCATCGAGGTCTCCGGCTGCCTGCCGATGTGCGGGCACGGCACGATCGGCGTGGCGACCGTGCTGGTCGAGACCGGCATGGTCGAGGTCACCGAGCCCGTCACCACGGTCCGGCTGGACACCCCGGCGGGGCTCGTGGTGGCCGAGGTCGCCGTCGAGGACGGGGCGGCGCGCGCGGTCACCATCCGCAACGTGCCGTCGTTCTCGGTGGGCCTGGACCGCAAGGTCGAGGTCCCCGGGCTCGGCCGGGTCCGCTACGACCTGGCGTTCGGTGGCAACTTCTACGCGATCGTCGAGCTGGCGGAGCTGGGCCTGCCGTTCGACCGCGCCGCGAAGCAGCGGCTGCTCGACGCCGGGCTCGCGATCATGGCCGCGATCGACGAGCACGACCTGCCGGTGCACCCGGCGAACCCGGAGATCACCGGCTGCCACCACGTCTACCTCGCCGCGCCCGGTTCCGGCGCGCGGCACTCGCGGCACGCGATGGCCATTCACCCCGGCTGGTTCGACCGCTCGCCGTGCGGCACCGGCACCAGCGCGCGGATGGCGCAGCTGCACGCGCGCGGCGAGCTGCCGCTGCACACCGACTTCCGCAACGAGTCGTTCATCGGCACCGAGTTCGTGGGGCGGCTGGTCGAGGAGACCGAGGTCGCCGGGGTGCCCGCGGTGGTGCCCACGATCACCGGCCGGGCGTGGCTGACCGGCACCGCGCAGTACTTCCTCGATCCCGCCGACCCGTTTCCCGCCGGGTTCCAGCTGTGA